One window of the Candidatus Chryseobacterium colombiense genome contains the following:
- a CDS encoding SPFH domain-containing protein, protein MNMPLIVGIVVAVIASIGLIFWILSMYKKTVQGIVILRTGYGGTKVFFNAGIVIPIIHRMESMDISVKKLEISREGRAGLICKDNMRADIQVAFFIRVNKSVDDIVNVGQTIGCQRASDINTLRELFEAKFSEALKTVGKKFEFIELYEARSEFRQEILDIIGTDLNGYVLDDCAIDYLEQTSIENLDKDNILDSEGIKKITELTATQNIKANQVRRDEEKTITKQNVEAREAILELEKQLAEKEESQKREVANIKARENAEILKVDEEERLKYETVRIATEEKLQIAEENKQRQVVIAAKNKERADLVETERVQKDKMLEATERERIVSLAQIEKDKAIELEKKSIQDAIRERLTMEKTVVEEQQGIKDLEAFKTAERNKQVEITLATQEAEKKLIGETRAAEARKLAAEKDAQKYVIEAQAKRDAAEKEAEARKIIADAKAKEEATVGLSEAQVMQAKAEALERQGIVEAVVIEKKADAIRKEGIAQAEVIKEKALAEAAGITEKAEAMKKLNDAGKDHEEFRLTLAKEKEVELAQISIQKDIAQAQAGVLAEAFKTAKIDIVGGDNTFFDNVVRQVSAGKGLDKFISHSENAQLVKENLLGDGENLISKVMGMVDKYNISSEDIKNMSIASLIFKLNNMANQQERGLLDRAMDMAKHLGIDQKPIR, encoded by the coding sequence ATGAATATGCCTTTAATTGTAGGAATTGTTGTTGCGGTAATCGCATCTATCGGATTGATTTTCTGGATTCTTTCAATGTATAAAAAAACTGTACAGGGAATCGTTATTTTAAGAACAGGATATGGAGGAACAAAAGTCTTTTTCAATGCCGGAATTGTAATCCCGATCATTCACAGAATGGAATCGATGGATATTTCAGTGAAAAAGCTGGAAATTTCAAGAGAGGGAAGAGCGGGGTTGATCTGTAAAGACAATATGAGAGCCGATATTCAGGTGGCTTTCTTCATCAGAGTCAATAAATCTGTTGATGATATTGTAAACGTTGGCCAGACGATCGGTTGTCAGAGAGCTTCAGATATCAATACCCTTAGAGAATTATTTGAAGCCAAATTCTCAGAAGCCTTAAAAACAGTAGGTAAAAAATTTGAATTCATTGAACTGTATGAAGCAAGAAGCGAATTCCGTCAGGAGATTTTAGATATTATCGGGACAGACTTAAATGGATATGTGTTAGATGACTGCGCGATCGATTACCTGGAGCAGACCTCAATTGAAAACTTAGATAAAGACAATATTCTTGATTCTGAAGGGATTAAAAAAATCACAGAATTAACGGCAACTCAAAATATTAAAGCCAATCAGGTTCGCAGGGATGAGGAAAAAACCATCACTAAGCAAAATGTAGAAGCCCGTGAAGCGATTTTGGAGCTGGAAAAACAACTGGCTGAAAAAGAAGAATCTCAAAAAAGAGAAGTAGCTAATATCAAAGCACGTGAAAATGCTGAAATTCTAAAAGTGGATGAAGAAGAAAGATTAAAATATGAAACCGTTCGTATTGCCACGGAGGAAAAACTTCAGATCGCCGAAGAAAACAAACAGAGACAGGTGGTTATTGCTGCTAAAAATAAAGAACGTGCCGATTTGGTAGAAACGGAAAGGGTGCAGAAAGACAAAATGTTGGAAGCAACAGAAAGAGAGCGAATTGTTTCTTTGGCACAGATTGAAAAAGATAAAGCGATAGAACTGGAGAAGAAAAGCATTCAGGATGCAATCCGTGAGCGTTTAACAATGGAGAAAACCGTGGTGGAAGAACAGCAGGGAATCAAAGATCTTGAAGCTTTCAAAACTGCAGAAAGAAATAAGCAGGTTGAAATAACCTTAGCAACTCAGGAAGCGGAAAAGAAATTGATCGGAGAAACGAGAGCTGCCGAAGCAAGAAAATTAGCAGCAGAAAAAGATGCTCAGAAATATGTAATTGAAGCACAGGCCAAAAGAGATGCTGCAGAAAAAGAAGCAGAAGCTCGTAAGATCATCGCAGATGCAAAAGCAAAAGAAGAAGCTACGGTAGGTTTATCTGAAGCACAGGTAATGCAGGCAAAAGCAGAAGCTTTAGAAAGACAGGGAATTGTAGAAGCTGTCGTGATTGAGAAAAAAGCGGATGCCATCAGAAAAGAAGGAATTGCTCAGGCTGAAGTCATCAAAGAAAAAGCATTGGCAGAAGCGGCAGGAATTACCGAAAAAGCAGAAGCGATGAAGAAGCTGAATGATGCCGGAAAAGATCACGAAGAATTCCGTCTGACCTTAGCAAAAGAAAAAGAAGTTGAACTGGCTCAGATTTCAATCCAGAAAGACATTGCACAGGCTCAGGCTGGAGTTTTGGCTGAAGCGTTCAAAACTGCAAAAATTGATATCGTGGGTGGAGACAATACCTTCTTTGATAATGTGGTTCGTCAGGTTTCTGCAGGAAAGGGACTGGATAAATTTATCAGCCACAGTGAAAATGCTCAGTTGGTGAAAGAAAATCTTTTGGGAGATGGTGAAAACTTAATTTCCAAAGTGATGGGAATGGTTGATAAATACAATATTTCTTCTGAAGATATCAAAAACATGAGTATTGCAAGCCTTATTTTCAAATTGAATAATATGGCCAATCAGCAGGAAAGAGGTCTTCTGGACAGAGCGATGGATATGGCAAAACATTTGGGAATAGACCAGAAACCCATCAGATAA
- a CDS encoding SulP family inorganic anion transporter produces the protein MEKAFKLFDFSQKINYKNEILAGFTVAMTMIPESLSFAILAGLSPLTGLYAAFMMGLVTAILGGRPGMVSGGAGATIVVLIALIKTHGIEYLFATVVLAGIFQLLVGVLKLGKFVRLIPQPVMYGFLNGLAVIIFMAQIEQFKITDANRNVNWLQGTSLYIMAGLTALTIAIVYFFPKITKVVPASLVAILIVFGVVVGFGIHTKTVADIAHISGSLPSFHIPGVPFSLETLQIIFPYALIMAGVGLIESLLTLSMVDEITNSKGNTNKESVAQGLANITNGFFGGMGGCAMVAQTLVNLNAGSRARLSGIIASLMILIIILVGAPFIEKIPMAALVGVMMMVAISTFQWVSIRIVNKMPKSDIFVGITVALITIVLHNLALAVLVGVIISALVFAWDNATRIRARKYTDRNGIKYYEISGPLFFGSVTTFTDKFDPMNDPEQVVIDFKASRIVDMSAIDALDKLSKRYTQQNKKLHLKHLSEDCRKMLKNAEAVIEVNIQDDPTYKVMPEK, from the coding sequence ATGGAAAAAGCTTTTAAACTTTTCGACTTTTCACAGAAAATCAACTATAAAAATGAAATTTTAGCAGGATTTACGGTGGCAATGACCATGATTCCTGAATCACTGTCGTTTGCTATTCTTGCCGGACTTTCTCCTCTTACAGGTTTGTATGCTGCCTTTATGATGGGGCTGGTTACTGCAATTTTAGGCGGCCGTCCCGGAATGGTTTCCGGTGGAGCAGGAGCAACGATTGTTGTTTTAATAGCTTTAATAAAAACCCATGGGATAGAATATCTCTTTGCAACGGTTGTTCTTGCCGGGATTTTCCAGCTGTTGGTAGGTGTTCTGAAATTGGGGAAATTCGTGAGATTAATTCCACAACCGGTAATGTATGGCTTTTTAAATGGTTTGGCGGTTATTATTTTTATGGCGCAGATCGAGCAGTTCAAAATTACCGATGCCAATAGAAATGTAAACTGGCTTCAAGGAACTTCACTGTATATTATGGCTGGTTTAACCGCTTTGACGATTGCGATTGTTTACTTCTTTCCAAAAATTACAAAAGTAGTTCCGGCATCCCTGGTTGCTATTTTAATTGTTTTTGGAGTTGTTGTAGGATTTGGGATCCATACAAAGACAGTGGCGGATATTGCTCATATCAGCGGGAGCTTGCCAAGTTTTCATATTCCGGGTGTTCCTTTTTCATTAGAAACCTTACAGATCATTTTTCCGTATGCTTTGATTATGGCGGGAGTTGGTTTAATTGAATCATTGCTGACATTATCTATGGTTGATGAAATTACAAACTCAAAAGGAAATACCAATAAAGAATCTGTAGCGCAAGGTTTAGCCAATATTACGAATGGTTTCTTTGGAGGAATGGGAGGTTGTGCCATGGTTGCGCAGACTTTAGTAAATTTAAATGCCGGTTCAAGAGCCAGACTTTCAGGCATTATAGCATCCCTAATGATTTTGATTATCATTTTAGTGGGTGCCCCTTTTATCGAAAAAATTCCGATGGCGGCTTTGGTGGGAGTGATGATGATGGTGGCAATCAGTACCTTTCAATGGGTATCGATCAGAATTGTCAACAAAATGCCGAAGTCTGATATTTTTGTTGGAATAACAGTGGCTTTAATTACCATTGTTCTTCACAATCTGGCATTGGCGGTTTTAGTAGGAGTGATCATTTCTGCATTGGTTTTTGCCTGGGATAATGCGACAAGGATTCGTGCCCGGAAATATACCGATAGAAACGGAATCAAATACTATGAGATTTCCGGACCGTTATTCTTCGGATCTGTTACCACTTTTACAGATAAATTTGACCCAATGAACGATCCTGAACAGGTAGTGATTGATTTCAAAGCAAGCCGGATTGTTGATATGAGTGCTATTGATGCTTTAGACAAATTATCCAAACGATATACCCAGCAAAATAAAAAACTGCATTTAAAACATCTGAGTGAAGATTGCCGGAAAATGCTGAAAAATGCTGAAGCAGTTATCGAAGTAAATATTCAGGACGATCCGACTTATAAAGTGATGCCTGAGAAGTAA
- a CDS encoding TerC/Alx family metal homeostasis membrane protein produces the protein MVKQNILDLHPALVWGFAITVLVMLLLDLGIFNKKSHEVSSKEATIWSVVWISLSMIFSGVVYWVFNEAEGHKLAVEKFTQYQAAYWIEKALSVDNLFVFILVFGFFKVPKNLHHKVLFWGIIGALIFRAIFIFAGIGIINLTYLPEMEVFGDPVKINVVMTLFGLFLVYAGIKSWGGHDDQENEDYSDSAGAKLVKSFWKVSSTYDGDKFFTIQNGIKMATPLLVVVAVIEFTDVLFAVDSIPAIFAISNDPFILYTSNIFAILGLRSLYFLLANFIYMFSKLSYGLAIILSFIGVKMLIAPWIHIPSPVSLGIVGGVLLISVIVSMLFPDNKMKKQLEENENI, from the coding sequence ATAGTGAAACAAAATATATTAGATCTGCACCCGGCTTTGGTGTGGGGATTTGCCATAACAGTATTGGTTATGTTGCTTTTAGACTTAGGAATTTTTAATAAAAAAAGCCACGAAGTTTCCTCAAAAGAAGCTACCATCTGGTCGGTGGTTTGGATTTCTTTGTCTATGATTTTCTCTGGTGTTGTGTATTGGGTCTTTAATGAAGCTGAAGGGCATAAACTGGCCGTTGAAAAATTCACCCAATATCAGGCAGCGTACTGGATAGAAAAGGCACTTTCCGTAGATAATCTTTTTGTTTTTATTTTAGTATTCGGATTCTTTAAGGTTCCTAAAAATCTTCATCATAAGGTGTTGTTTTGGGGAATTATCGGTGCTTTAATATTCAGGGCGATATTTATTTTTGCAGGGATAGGAATTATCAACCTGACATACCTTCCTGAAATGGAAGTATTTGGTGATCCTGTAAAGATTAATGTCGTTATGACCCTATTCGGGTTGTTTCTTGTATATGCAGGAATAAAATCATGGGGAGGACATGACGACCAGGAAAATGAAGACTATAGCGATTCCGCCGGTGCAAAACTGGTAAAAAGCTTTTGGAAAGTTTCTTCCACTTATGATGGAGATAAATTCTTCACTATTCAAAACGGAATAAAAATGGCGACCCCACTTTTGGTGGTGGTTGCTGTCATTGAATTTACGGATGTTCTTTTTGCGGTAGATTCCATTCCTGCCATCTTTGCGATTTCGAACGATCCGTTTATCCTTTACACCTCAAATATTTTTGCCATTTTAGGATTGAGATCACTGTATTTCTTATTGGCTAATTTCATTTATATGTTTAGTAAATTATCCTATGGTTTGGCGATTATTTTATCCTTTATTGGAGTGAAAATGCTTATTGCTCCATGGATTCATATTCCATCTCCGGTTTCTTTAGGAATTGTAGGAGGAGTTTTACTGATTTCCGTAATTGTTTCGATGCTATTTCCGGATAATAAAATGAAAAAACAACTGGAAGAAAATGAAAATATCTAG
- a CDS encoding MBOAT family protein, protein MLFNSIEFLIFLPIVFVIYWSLVNKNLKFQNGLLFIASYVFYACWDWRFLFLLMFSTLLDYFTGLKMQDAGNLKIKKIWFWLSIVINLGFLGVFKYYNFFATSFAELFEYLGWKSSPILIHVILPLGISFYTFHGLSYVIDVYNNKIKAEKNFIDYALFVSFFPLLVAGPIERATHLLPQIKEKRFFNYDKAVDGMRQVLWGLFKKIVIADNCAEFANQIFNNSADMNGSALVLGAIFFTFQIYGDFSGYSDIAIGTARLFGIDLLRNFAFPYFSRDFAEFWRRWHISLSSWFKDYLYIPLGGSKGGKWMRIRNTFIIFIVSGFWHGANWTFVVWGLLNAIFIMPSIIMRTNRNNMEVVSKGRLLPTLSEFLQIIITFGLTVFAWIFFRAENITHAYHYISGIFSESLLELPEFEHKKKAIIVIVLIIIFMMIEWKGREDKYAIETLGLHWRKPLRYAIYYAIIIAIFWFGGNVQQFIYFQF, encoded by the coding sequence ATGTTATTCAACTCCATAGAATTTTTAATTTTCTTGCCAATCGTTTTTGTAATATATTGGAGCTTAGTCAATAAAAATTTAAAATTTCAAAACGGATTATTATTTATAGCGAGTTACGTTTTCTATGCTTGTTGGGATTGGCGTTTTCTCTTTTTGCTGATGTTTTCTACCTTATTGGATTATTTTACAGGTTTGAAAATGCAAGATGCAGGGAATTTAAAAATCAAAAAGATTTGGTTTTGGTTAAGCATTGTTATCAATCTCGGATTCTTAGGAGTATTTAAATACTATAACTTTTTCGCAACATCTTTTGCGGAGCTCTTTGAATATCTAGGTTGGAAATCTAGTCCAATATTAATTCATGTAATTCTTCCATTAGGTATCTCTTTTTATACTTTTCATGGACTTTCCTATGTAATAGATGTTTATAATAATAAGATTAAAGCAGAAAAGAATTTTATAGATTATGCATTATTTGTAAGTTTCTTTCCCCTTTTAGTGGCCGGACCGATAGAAAGAGCTACTCATCTTCTTCCGCAGATTAAAGAGAAAAGGTTTTTTAATTATGATAAAGCTGTAGATGGTATGCGGCAGGTACTTTGGGGATTATTCAAAAAAATAGTAATAGCAGATAATTGTGCAGAATTTGCAAATCAGATTTTTAATAATTCTGCAGATATGAATGGAAGCGCCTTGGTTTTAGGGGCTATCTTTTTTACTTTCCAGATTTATGGAGATTTTTCAGGATATTCTGATATTGCTATAGGTACGGCAAGACTATTTGGAATTGATTTGTTGCGAAATTTTGCCTTCCCTTATTTTTCAAGAGATTTTGCTGAGTTCTGGAGACGATGGCATATTTCGCTTTCTTCATGGTTTAAGGACTATTTATATATTCCATTAGGAGGAAGTAAAGGCGGAAAATGGATGCGGATAAGAAATACATTTATTATTTTTATTGTGAGCGGATTTTGGCATGGAGCGAATTGGACCTTTGTTGTATGGGGATTGCTGAATGCAATTTTTATTATGCCTTCCATCATTATGAGAACCAATCGAAACAATATGGAAGTGGTATCGAAAGGCAGACTTTTGCCAACATTAAGTGAGTTTTTACAAATCATAATAACTTTTGGACTGACTGTTTTTGCATGGATATTTTTTAGAGCGGAAAATATAACGCATGCCTATCATTATATATCAGGAATTTTTTCTGAATCGCTATTAGAACTCCCTGAATTTGAACATAAGAAGAAAGCGATTATAGTGATTGTTCTGATTATAATTTTTATGATGATTGAATGGAAAGGACGTGAAGATAAGTATGCTATTGAAACCTTAGGTTTACATTGGAGGAAACCTCTCAGGTATGCAATCTACTATGCAATCATTATTGCTATTTTTTGGTTCGGAGGCAACGTACAGCAATTTATTTATTTTCAATTTTAA
- a CDS encoding DNA repair ATPase, whose translation MSEKLNSGTYEIIQNRLNDQKSDLIQRLQQLNEKRKDIFGGVDFSLIANERISTDHNCVAKDIYSLKDSLIFGSNAHLGLQTEINITDVFSVYKINNNRFEPQDSSLINDEVFIDEFKNLYKYYRNTFFARFHFTENYLYMVFQLSESTTDIKAFKWLIKEDQLVYVDSRSASEVTYPPQHGFAWTKATRDMQRNGKFPHVSLADKVFVESIGGDITIKIEDNTETGKGIYSEDVIHKDQNLDDAEIHFCDLDNLVIFKIRPYQETERYFIYNHKEKNVSRVDTLKHSGVLLPENQGILFSNGYALQTGGLKVISQDINRLHYLKTIQEPNGENFMYVFYDDKTNNYQLISYNIITQTIETPIRCSGYTILNNGELIYLRESVETTKHHLAQIWQTPYSKELQPNLEKSDSLLYKIGNKDIVRVMAESQELITLLNKKDSYSGLYDDIVKLSTAILDSYYFLNDDEVQNLDLPLKEIRNIAHSAINEYEKVVEQKKSTAEAVEKIKAVCEKILDDTKRINYSQLTDYIDMLSQIRALRGEITGARELKYVEVPLLDQLEKSLADRSDELSNACVNFLLQENSLAPYQQRAQTISENIINLQKAIDAKTIDEEITNLSGQLELLVDIVNNLKIEDTSHSTQIIENISVIFARLNQERLELTKRKREISGKELSADFQAQMTLFDQSVINFLELSQTPEKCDEYLTKLSIQLEEMETKFVDFDEFIQKIGEKREEVYGHFQNKRVQLTESRNKRTQSLYDSAKRILKSVQTKAESFDSENEINGYFATDLMVEKVRDLSRQLSEMEDSAKSEEIQTLLKTSQQESVRKLKDKKEIYADGDHVIALGDYKFAVNQQKLDLTLVMRNAQYYYHLTGTAFYERLQFDALSDYKEVWNQEFISENNAVKRFEYLAWNIFSKHKNIQTEEQNRDFIQQFMTQHFGEGLVKGIHDEDALTIVSKLQQIHNELGLMRFTSEERALAQLFWNFLEDERKEYYQKQFEIISLISSSFTSKNGFERLNAELSKEIKAFAEQYQFFLDVDFSNAAEYLKTEDRQHFMISEKAAALYQTFLKNLKEQAKDIEFTDQLKMLHLYPSACFSMAESALEAFVGHTELNIENGIIKEVAVFLISQNFEEKNIRYTTYEVSLKELRSLEKDTEYILNYYEFTSRLKHYSEITVPKFRHLNELKAKWVNEKKKALKIETFQSQVLSSFVRNKLISEVYFPLIGANLAKQLGTVGNDKRTDRMGMLLLVSPPGYGKTTLMEYMADRMGLVFMKINGPSIGHDIVSTDPDEAKNAGARQELEKLNLALEMGDNVMLYLDDIQHCNPEFLQKFISLADGQRKIEGIYNGESKTYDLRSKRFCLIMAGNPYTESGEKFRIPDMLANRSDTYNLGEISGSKTDLFDLSLIENALMSNEYLTRLTNPGMQNLYELYGSIVSDNPNVDLIGNFSSNEISDFRKVLENTLKVRETVLKVNAQYISSAAMADEYRNEPTFKLQGSYRNMNKLIAQIQPILKEDEVTQSVLNHYQNESQTLTTGAEANMLKLKELMGIMNENETERWEEIKKTFVKNKTLKGLGENDRMAQVVALLAQFSEGLEGIKDVLKN comes from the coding sequence ATGTCAGAAAAATTAAATTCAGGGACATACGAAATTATACAGAACCGTCTGAATGATCAGAAAAGTGATCTGATTCAGCGATTGCAGCAGCTTAATGAAAAACGGAAAGATATTTTTGGCGGAGTGGATTTCTCTTTAATTGCCAATGAAAGAATTTCCACCGATCACAATTGTGTCGCAAAAGATATTTATTCATTAAAAGACAGTTTGATCTTCGGGTCTAATGCGCACCTCGGGTTGCAGACGGAAATTAATATCACCGATGTTTTTTCAGTTTATAAAATTAATAATAACCGTTTTGAACCCCAGGATTCTTCATTAATTAACGATGAAGTATTTATTGATGAATTTAAAAATCTTTATAAATATTACAGAAATACTTTCTTCGCACGCTTTCACTTCACCGAAAACTATTTATATATGGTTTTTCAGCTGTCTGAAAGTACGACCGATATCAAAGCCTTCAAATGGCTCATTAAAGAAGATCAGTTAGTCTATGTTGATTCAAGAAGTGCTTCGGAAGTCACATATCCGCCACAGCATGGTTTTGCCTGGACGAAGGCAACGAGGGATATGCAGCGAAACGGAAAATTTCCTCACGTTTCTTTAGCAGATAAAGTATTTGTAGAATCCATCGGAGGAGATATCACCATTAAAATTGAAGACAATACCGAAACAGGGAAAGGAATTTACTCGGAAGATGTCATTCACAAAGACCAGAATCTGGATGATGCTGAAATTCATTTCTGTGATCTGGATAATCTGGTGATTTTTAAAATAAGACCTTATCAGGAAACAGAACGGTATTTCATTTATAATCATAAAGAAAAAAACGTTTCCAGAGTTGATACTTTAAAACATTCAGGAGTCTTGCTTCCGGAAAATCAGGGGATTTTATTTTCCAACGGATATGCTTTACAGACCGGAGGTTTAAAAGTGATTTCTCAGGATATTAACAGGCTTCATTATCTGAAAACCATTCAGGAGCCGAATGGCGAGAACTTTATGTATGTTTTCTATGATGACAAAACCAATAATTATCAGCTGATTTCATACAATATCATCACACAGACCATTGAAACACCGATCCGCTGCAGTGGTTATACAATTTTGAACAATGGTGAACTCATTTATCTTCGTGAAAGCGTAGAAACCACCAAACATCATTTGGCTCAAATCTGGCAAACTCCTTACTCTAAGGAATTACAGCCAAATCTGGAAAAATCTGACAGCCTTTTATATAAAATCGGCAATAAGGATATTGTCCGGGTAATGGCAGAAAGCCAGGAACTGATCACGCTTTTGAACAAGAAAGACTCTTACAGCGGATTGTATGATGATATTGTAAAACTTTCGACGGCCATTTTAGACTCTTATTATTTTTTAAATGATGATGAAGTTCAGAATCTTGATCTTCCTTTAAAAGAAATCAGAAATATAGCTCATTCTGCGATCAATGAATATGAAAAAGTGGTAGAGCAGAAGAAAAGTACCGCAGAAGCAGTTGAAAAAATCAAAGCAGTCTGTGAGAAAATTCTAGACGATACCAAAAGGATCAATTATTCCCAGCTTACCGATTATATTGATATGCTTTCACAAATCCGTGCGTTACGTGGGGAAATTACCGGCGCAAGAGAGTTAAAATATGTGGAAGTTCCTTTACTGGATCAGCTGGAGAAATCTTTAGCAGACCGTTCAGACGAATTGTCGAATGCCTGTGTGAATTTCCTTTTGCAGGAAAATTCATTAGCTCCCTATCAGCAAAGAGCACAGACAATATCTGAAAACATCATCAATCTTCAGAAAGCGATCGATGCAAAAACGATTGATGAAGAAATTACAAATCTTTCCGGGCAGCTTGAGCTTTTGGTGGATATCGTCAATAATTTAAAAATTGAAGATACCTCTCATTCAACTCAGATCATTGAGAATATCTCTGTGATTTTTGCAAGGCTGAACCAGGAAAGACTGGAGTTAACCAAACGTAAAAGAGAAATTTCAGGGAAAGAGCTTTCTGCAGATTTTCAGGCGCAGATGACACTGTTTGATCAGTCGGTCATTAACTTTTTGGAACTTTCTCAAACTCCTGAAAAATGTGATGAATATCTCACCAAACTTTCCATCCAACTGGAAGAAATGGAAACGAAATTTGTTGATTTTGATGAATTTATTCAGAAAATCGGGGAGAAAAGAGAAGAGGTTTACGGACATTTCCAGAATAAAAGAGTTCAGCTTACAGAATCGAGAAACAAGCGTACTCAAAGTCTGTACGATTCAGCAAAGAGAATTTTAAAATCTGTGCAGACCAAAGCAGAATCTTTTGATTCGGAAAACGAGATCAACGGGTATTTTGCTACAGATCTGATGGTGGAAAAAGTACGGGATCTTTCAAGGCAGTTGAGCGAAATGGAAGACTCGGCGAAATCGGAAGAAATTCAGACGCTGTTAAAAACCTCTCAACAGGAATCGGTAAGAAAACTTAAGGATAAAAAAGAGATTTATGCAGACGGAGATCATGTGATTGCTTTAGGTGATTATAAATTCGCAGTCAATCAGCAGAAGCTGGATCTTACGTTGGTAATGCGAAATGCACAGTACTATTATCATTTAACCGGAACTGCATTTTATGAGCGGTTGCAATTTGACGCCCTTTCAGACTATAAAGAAGTCTGGAATCAGGAATTTATCTCTGAAAACAATGCTGTAAAACGTTTTGAATATCTGGCCTGGAATATATTTTCAAAACATAAAAATATTCAGACTGAAGAGCAAAACCGGGATTTTATACAGCAGTTTATGACTCAGCATTTTGGAGAAGGTTTGGTAAAAGGCATTCACGATGAAGATGCTTTAACGATTGTTTCAAAACTTCAGCAGATCCACAACGAATTGGGACTGATGAGGTTTACTTCTGAAGAAAGAGCTTTAGCGCAGTTGTTCTGGAACTTTTTGGAAGACGAAAGAAAAGAATATTATCAAAAACAGTTTGAAATTATTTCTCTGATTTCATCATCATTTACTTCAAAAAATGGATTTGAACGATTAAATGCTGAACTGTCAAAAGAAATTAAAGCCTTTGCGGAACAATATCAGTTTTTTTTAGATGTTGATTTTTCAAATGCTGCGGAATATTTGAAAACAGAAGACCGACAGCATTTTATGATCTCTGAAAAAGCAGCGGCTTTGTATCAAACCTTTTTAAAAAATTTAAAAGAACAAGCGAAAGATATTGAATTTACAGATCAGCTGAAAATGCTGCATCTTTATCCTTCTGCATGTTTTTCAATGGCAGAAAGCGCGTTGGAAGCATTTGTAGGTCATACAGAATTAAATATCGAAAACGGAATTATTAAGGAAGTAGCAGTGTTTTTAATTTCTCAGAATTTTGAAGAAAAAAATATTCGCTACACAACTTATGAAGTAAGCTTAAAAGAATTACGCTCTCTGGAAAAAGATACTGAATATATTTTGAATTATTATGAATTCACATCACGTTTAAAACACTACAGCGAGATTACTGTTCCGAAATTCAGACATCTGAATGAGTTGAAGGCAAAATGGGTGAATGAGAAAAAGAAAGCCCTGAAAATAGAGACGTTCCAGTCTCAGGTTCTGAGTTCTTTTGTAAGAAATAAACTGATCAGTGAAGTCTATTTTCCTTTAATCGGAGCCAATCTGGCAAAACAGTTGGGAACCGTAGGAAATGACAAGCGTACTGACAGAATGGGAATGCTGCTTCTGGTTTCGCCTCCTGGTTACGGTAAAACGACCTTGATGGAATATATGGCAGACCGAATGGGATTGGTTTTTATGAAAATTAATGGTCCGTCCATTGGTCACGATATTGTTTCTACAGATCCGGACGAAGCTAAAAATGCAGGGGCAAGACAGGAACTTGAAAAGCTGAATTTGGCTTTGGAAATGGGAGATAATGTAATGCTGTATTTGGATGATATTCAGCATTGCAACCCTGAATTTTTGCAGAAATTCATTTCTTTAGCAGACGGGCAGAGAAAAATTGAAGGAATCTACAATGGCGAAAGCAAAACGTATGACTTAAGATCAAAACGTTTTTGTCTGATAATGGCAGGAAATCCATATACGGAAAGCGGTGAGAAATTCAGAATTCCGGATATGTTGGCTAACCGTTCAGATACCTATAATTTGGGGGAGATTTCAGGCAGTAAAACTGATTTGTTTGATTTAAGCTTAATTGAAAATGCTTTGATGTCCAATGAATATCTCACAAGACTTACGAATCCGGGAATGCAAAACTTATACGAATTGTATGGCAGCATCGTTTCGGATAATCCAAATGTTGATTTAATCGGAAACTTTAGCTCCAACGAAATTTCAGATTTCAGAAAAGTACTGGAAAATACATTGAAAGTAAGAGAAACAGTTTTAAAAGTAAATGCTCAATATATTTCTTCTGCAGCCATGGCCGATGAATACAGAAACGAGCCAACTTTTAAATTGCAGGGATCTTACCGAAATATGAATAAACTGATTGCCCAGATCCAACCGATTTTGAAAGAAGATGAGGTAACACAAAGTGTCCTGAATCATTATCAGAATGAATCTCAGACTTTAACAACTGGAGCAGAAGCGAATATGCTAAAGTTAAAGGAGTTGATGGGAATAATGAATGAAAATGAAACGGAGCGTTGGGAAGAGATCAAAAAAACATTTGTGAAAAATAAAACACTGAAAGGTCTGGGAGAGAACGACAGAATGGCGCAGGTGGTTGCTTTGCTTGCCCAGTTCAGTGAAGGCCTGGAAGGAATAAAAGATGTTCTTAAAAACTAA